Proteins encoded together in one Candidatus Kaiserbacteria bacterium window:
- the trpS gene encoding tryptophan--tRNA ligase produces the protein MQEKKRLLTGLQPSGTLHIGNYFGALKPFVDLYDSYDSYLMVVDYHALTTMRDPEQLQQNIRNIVKDYLAVGVDPEKITLFKQSDVAAHTELAWIFECLVTVPFLMQAHSYKDKVAKGLEANAGLFNYPMLMAADILLYDTQVVPVGEDQRQHIEYAREAAHKFNNAFGETFTAPKEHIVDGVGVVPGTDGKKMSKSYGNTIPLFGTKEEITKAVMGIVTDSSGGRPENVYAIHKLLRSESELETLYKEKEGNYKELKEALIEDIETLVAPMREKRDSITDEQVREALASGAEKARAYAHVKMQDVKNKIGVTV, from the coding sequence ATGCAGGAAAAAAAGCGATTACTCACCGGCTTACAGCCTTCAGGGACACTCCATATAGGAAATTACTTTGGTGCACTTAAGCCATTTGTGGATTTATACGATTCATACGATAGCTACTTGATGGTTGTTGACTATCATGCGCTTACTACAATGCGAGACCCTGAACAATTACAACAGAACATTCGCAATATTGTTAAAGACTATCTTGCTGTTGGTGTTGATCCCGAAAAAATTACTTTGTTTAAACAATCAGACGTAGCGGCACACACTGAACTAGCGTGGATTTTTGAATGCTTAGTGACTGTACCATTTCTTATGCAAGCACATTCATACAAAGACAAAGTTGCAAAAGGACTAGAAGCGAACGCCGGATTATTTAATTATCCAATGCTTATGGCGGCCGATATTCTTCTCTATGACACACAAGTAGTCCCTGTAGGGGAAGACCAACGGCAACACATAGAGTACGCACGTGAAGCAGCACATAAGTTTAATAATGCATTTGGAGAAACATTCACTGCGCCAAAAGAACATATCGTTGACGGTGTAGGTGTTGTTCCTGGAACTGATGGAAAGAAGATGAGTAAAAGCTACGGGAATACTATTCCATTGTTTGGTACAAAAGAGGAAATCACTAAAGCAGTAATGGGAATTGTAACTGATTCATCTGGCGGGCGTCCGGAGAATGTATACGCGATACATAAGTTATTGCGATCAGAATCAGAACTAGAAACCCTCTACAAAGAAAAAGAAGGTAATTACAAAGAGTTAAAGGAGGCACTCATCGAAGACATTGAAACGTTAGTTGCACCAATGCGAGAAAAACGAGATAGCATCACTGATGAACAAGTACGAGAGGCTCTTGCATCTGGTGCAGAGAAAGCACGAGCATACGCTCACGTAAAGATGCAAGATGTTAAAAACAAAATTGGTGTAACAGTATAA
- the aspS gene encoding aspartate--tRNA(Asn) ligase, producing the protein MERTTIGDISAHKGKKVHIKGWVDVRRDHGKLMFLVLRDRSGTVQAIIKDGIEAFTKAQKLREQWVVSIQGIVTERPEKMIKDEQNGDVELLIEDLQILSEAAELPFDMEAELNLDTYLDNMPLTLRTQRARDVFTIQATITEAFRGFLRDNGFTEYQAPALVGGDAEGGASAFKVNYYNDKDAYLATSPQLYKQIMVGVFERVFSIGKVFRGEEHATSRHISEYSSLDFEMGFIEDHKDVMEMTQAVYTYISKTIAERHADILKRFGIEAPKTPEKFPVLKLSEAQEIIEKEFGGKAVGEPDLEPEHERQLSEWALKNHDSDFVFITHYPVSKRPFYTYEDKDEPGTTKSFDLLFRGLEITTGGQRVHDHDEMIEKIKEKGMNPDLFSFYLQAFKYGMPPHGGTGNGLERVTELMLGLKNIREATLFPRDMNRIDTRLSE; encoded by the coding sequence ATGGAAAGAACCACAATCGGAGATATTTCAGCACACAAAGGAAAAAAGGTACACATCAAAGGATGGGTAGATGTTCGACGCGATCACGGGAAATTGATGTTTCTTGTCTTGCGAGATAGAAGTGGCACAGTGCAAGCTATTATAAAAGATGGCATTGAGGCTTTCACAAAGGCACAGAAATTACGCGAACAGTGGGTAGTAAGTATCCAGGGAATTGTTACTGAGCGGCCAGAAAAAATGATCAAGGATGAGCAAAATGGGGATGTAGAGTTACTCATAGAGGATCTGCAAATTCTTTCAGAAGCTGCGGAACTTCCCTTTGATATGGAAGCTGAATTAAATCTCGACACCTACCTCGACAACATGCCGCTAACACTACGAACACAGCGTGCGCGAGACGTTTTTACAATTCAAGCAACTATAACTGAAGCGTTCCGAGGCTTCCTACGAGATAATGGATTTACTGAGTACCAAGCGCCGGCGCTTGTAGGTGGAGATGCTGAAGGTGGAGCTTCGGCCTTTAAAGTGAATTACTATAACGATAAGGATGCCTACTTAGCAACGAGCCCACAGCTCTATAAACAAATTATGGTTGGAGTTTTTGAAAGAGTTTTCAGTATCGGGAAAGTATTCCGAGGAGAAGAACATGCGACATCGCGACATATTTCTGAATATTCTTCTTTGGACTTTGAGATGGGGTTCATTGAGGACCACAAAGATGTAATGGAAATGACTCAAGCCGTTTACACTTACATTTCTAAAACAATCGCAGAACGTCATGCTGACATACTGAAGCGATTCGGCATTGAAGCACCTAAAACTCCAGAAAAGTTCCCAGTGCTGAAATTAAGCGAGGCTCAAGAAATCATTGAGAAAGAATTTGGAGGTAAAGCAGTTGGCGAACCAGACCTAGAACCAGAGCATGAGCGACAGCTATCTGAATGGGCTCTCAAAAACCATGATTCTGATTTTGTGTTTATTACACATTATCCAGTATCAAAGCGCCCATTCTATACATACGAAGATAAAGACGAACCAGGGACTACAAAAAGTTTTGACCTATTGTTCCGCGGTCTTGAAATCACCACCGGAGGACAGCGAGTACATGACCATGACGAAATGATAGAAAAAATAAAGGAAAAGGGAATGAACCCAGACCTCTTTTCTTTCTATCTGCAGGCATTTAAGTACGGCATGCCACCACACGGTGGTACAGGTAACGGACTTGAACGTGTAACTGAACTTATGCTTGGTCTAAAAAATATCCGTGAAGCAACGCTCTTCCCTCGCGACATGAATCGCATTGATACTCGCCTTTCAGAATAA
- a CDS encoding leucyl aminopeptidase family protein → MKFHINQSPTKKHVKVSFDAKETLRVSEDTIRIGVEGAKKISMKKFSRLARSVVRTAHMHRAPQLTIAWDEFTQFPVLANFSDAELAERIAIEMLLANYSFTEYKTTPKNGWPTVKDVLLTDVPTKSLSTVKSALARATIIGEEINAARTLANTPGCDMPPKKISFAAQKAAKGIAGLKVSVLGTKEMTKLGMGAILGVGQGSVHEPQFIVLEYSGGKKGEKPLALVGKGITYDTGGLGLKPADAMMGMHMDMTGGALVMHAIILAARLKTKKNIVAVVAAAENAVGKESYRMGDILKGMSGKMIEVRHTDAEGRLVLSDALTYVQKKHKPGLIIDVATLTGAALVALGQSASILLSRDEKLAWDIHLKGNAVGDYTWPLPLWDDFKPELESKVADISNIGRTRYGGTINGGMFLGEFVDEKQPWVHIDIAPRMEAVEGDQLADGATGEPMRLLLALAQD, encoded by the coding sequence ATGAAATTCCACATTAACCAAAGTCCTACAAAAAAGCACGTAAAGGTTTCTTTTGATGCGAAAGAAACCCTGCGCGTAAGCGAAGATACTATCCGTATTGGTGTAGAAGGTGCAAAAAAGATTTCAATGAAAAAGTTTTCACGCCTTGCACGAAGTGTAGTGCGTACTGCACATATGCATCGCGCGCCACAACTAACCATAGCCTGGGATGAATTCACGCAGTTTCCTGTGCTTGCTAATTTTTCTGATGCTGAACTTGCAGAGCGCATCGCAATAGAAATGCTTCTTGCAAACTACTCTTTTACTGAATACAAGACAACACCAAAAAATGGATGGCCAACAGTCAAAGATGTTCTTCTCACTGATGTCCCAACAAAGAGTCTTTCCACTGTAAAGTCAGCACTAGCACGCGCTACTATTATTGGAGAAGAGATAAATGCTGCACGAACTCTTGCAAACACTCCCGGGTGCGATATGCCACCAAAAAAGATTTCATTCGCTGCACAAAAAGCTGCAAAAGGTATCGCTGGGTTAAAAGTAAGCGTCTTGGGTACAAAGGAAATGACAAAACTAGGCATGGGGGCAATTCTTGGTGTAGGCCAAGGTTCGGTGCATGAGCCACAATTTATCGTACTTGAATATTCTGGAGGAAAAAAAGGCGAAAAACCTTTGGCCCTGGTAGGAAAAGGTATCACCTACGATACAGGTGGACTGGGCCTCAAACCGGCAGACGCCATGATGGGTATGCATATGGATATGACAGGAGGTGCACTGGTAATGCATGCAATTATCCTTGCCGCACGATTAAAAACTAAAAAGAATATTGTGGCTGTGGTTGCTGCAGCTGAAAATGCTGTTGGCAAAGAAAGTTACCGCATGGGGGATATTCTCAAAGGGATGTCAGGAAAAATGATAGAAGTACGTCATACAGACGCAGAAGGTCGTCTTGTGCTATCTGATGCGCTTACGTACGTACAGAAAAAACATAAACCGGGTCTTATTATAGATGTCGCGACTCTTACTGGTGCTGCATTAGTCGCACTGGGTCAGTCTGCTTCAATACTTCTTTCGCGCGACGAAAAGTTAGCTTGGGATATACATCTCAAAGGAAATGCTGTCGGTGACTATACGTGGCCGCTACCTTTATGGGATGATTTTAAACCAGAACTTGAAAGTAAGGTTGCAGACATATCAAACATCGGAAGAACACGCTATGGCGGCACAATAAATGGCGGTATGTTCTTAGGAGAATTTGTAGATGAAAAGCAGCCATGGGTGCACATAGATATTGCACCTCGCATGGAGGCAGTAGAAGGAGACCAACTCGCGGACGGTGCAACAGGAGAGCCAATGCGCCTACTTCTTGCATTAGCCCAAGACTAA
- a CDS encoding segregation/condensation protein A: MASVFTLEVGEFKGPLELLLDLIERRKLEVSDISLSTVADEYVEYIEDRSHIPLSETAQFVVIASTLLLIKSRALLPSLALTTDEEEDIRDLEHRLKLYAHARHAAKLLRAHWGKSAYLPKNPQKSEVIFAPANDITESNILLALKKVMEAIPTFTKAPIAQIAREIRLEDIIDSLTTRMQSAFTDSFKNLTSKADRVESIVHFLALLELVKRGTLGAQQQGNFSDITMNHEDVDTPHYG; the protein is encoded by the coding sequence ATGGCATCGGTATTTACACTAGAAGTGGGGGAATTTAAAGGACCACTCGAACTTCTTCTTGATCTTATTGAACGACGAAAACTTGAGGTTAGTGACATTTCTCTTTCGACAGTTGCAGATGAGTATGTCGAATATATAGAAGACAGGTCCCACATACCTCTTTCTGAAACAGCACAATTTGTAGTTATCGCATCGACATTACTTCTTATAAAATCGAGAGCCCTATTACCTTCACTAGCACTTACTACTGATGAGGAAGAAGATATACGTGATCTTGAGCACAGATTAAAGCTTTATGCCCATGCACGCCACGCTGCAAAATTACTACGAGCGCACTGGGGTAAAAGCGCGTACTTACCAAAAAATCCGCAAAAGAGTGAGGTTATTTTTGCGCCAGCAAATGACATCACCGAGTCGAACATACTTCTGGCATTAAAGAAAGTAATGGAAGCTATTCCAACTTTTACAAAAGCTCCTATTGCTCAAATAGCACGCGAAATTAGACTTGAAGATATTATAGATAGCCTTACTACACGTATGCAGTCAGCTTTTACTGACTCTTTCAAAAACCTAACATCTAAAGCTGACAGAGTAGAATCTATTGTTCATTTTCTGGCACTCTTAGAATTGGTAAAACGCGGTACACTAGGAGCACAGCAACAAGGAAATTTTTCAGACATAACAATGAACCACGAAGATGTAGACACACCACACTATGGATAA
- a CDS encoding SMC-Scp complex subunit ScpB, with protein MDNTIPHKLQAVLYAHGGEMKKSQILTVLSISSSHLIEAQKTLQEIIAGQGIELFETDTTLSLRTATQYVDFLKELRQKDDEKDIGTAALEVLSIVLYKNGTSRSTIDYIRGVNSSGTLRQLVLRGLLERSRSTTDTRAWVYTATPELLAHIGISSYHELPEYSELSSALNEQEQLEIQQLHDEQ; from the coding sequence ATGGATAATACTATTCCTCACAAATTACAAGCTGTGCTTTATGCGCACGGTGGCGAAATGAAGAAAAGTCAAATACTGACTGTCCTCAGTATTAGTTCAAGTCATCTTATCGAGGCACAAAAAACGCTCCAAGAAATTATTGCAGGGCAGGGGATAGAATTATTTGAGACTGACACCACGCTATCTCTGCGAACTGCAACACAGTATGTAGATTTTTTGAAGGAGCTGCGGCAAAAAGATGATGAAAAAGACATCGGAACTGCAGCGCTTGAGGTGCTATCCATAGTTCTGTACAAGAACGGTACGTCTCGTAGTACAATTGATTATATTCGCGGGGTCAATTCAAGCGGTACACTGCGTCAGCTTGTTCTACGTGGACTGTTAGAGCGATCACGCAGTACGACAGATACACGGGCATGGGTTTACACTGCTACCCCCGAATTGCTTGCTCATATAGGAATTTCCTCATACCATGAGCTTCCTGAGTACTCAGAACTCTCGTCTGCACTAAACGAGCAAGAGCAGCTGGAAATTCAACAATTACACGATGAACAATAA
- a CDS encoding D-alanyl-D-alanine carboxypeptidase translates to MALFSLIGGVGLIASSLNIFFTQAAATQQASVVLAVEQPYDFSDTTVMAKSAYVFDINEGKALFKKNAEAQLPLASIAKIPVALLAKKYLDPEEMITITPYALTPEGDWGFTIGDSWRVRDLIDYTLMTSSNDGAAALAESIEIETGKKIVTLLDEQVSEIGLQQTYFLNETGLDSSIAFSGAYGSAQDIGALFAHAYAVAPDTLMATAISERTYYSAEGLEYEAKNTNKAIGQLPGLVFGKTGFTDLAGGNLAVVTESEPGHPFVIVVLGSTLEERFNDVVKLTRATLRTPAK, encoded by the coding sequence ATGGCGCTATTTTCACTTATAGGTGGGGTGGGACTAATAGCAAGTTCACTAAATATTTTCTTTACCCAAGCAGCAGCAACACAGCAAGCTTCAGTAGTGCTAGCAGTAGAACAACCATATGATTTCTCTGACACTACTGTCATGGCAAAGAGTGCGTATGTTTTTGATATAAACGAAGGAAAGGCACTTTTCAAAAAAAATGCAGAAGCTCAGTTACCATTAGCGTCAATCGCAAAAATTCCTGTTGCACTATTGGCTAAAAAATATCTTGATCCAGAAGAAATGATTACGATTACTCCATATGCGCTGACACCAGAAGGCGACTGGGGATTTACAATAGGTGATTCATGGAGAGTACGTGATCTGATTGATTACACACTGATGACATCATCTAATGATGGCGCAGCAGCTCTTGCTGAAAGTATTGAAATAGAAACAGGGAAGAAAATAGTGACGCTGCTAGACGAACAAGTAAGCGAAATTGGATTACAACAAACGTACTTCCTTAATGAAACAGGTTTAGATAGCAGCATTGCATTCAGTGGTGCGTATGGGTCAGCACAAGATATAGGAGCACTCTTTGCTCATGCGTATGCTGTTGCACCCGATACACTCATGGCCACTGCAATCTCAGAACGTACGTATTACAGTGCAGAAGGGTTGGAGTACGAAGCAAAAAATACAAATAAGGCAATTGGGCAGCTTCCTGGTCTTGTCTTCGGAAAAACTGGTTTTACTGATTTAGCTGGGGGTAATCTTGCTGTTGTTACTGAATCAGAACCAGGACATCCTTTTGTAATTGTTGTGTTAGGCTCAACGCTCGAAGAGCGCTTCAATGATGTTGTGAAATTAACACGCGCAACACTGCGCACCCCTGCTAAATGA
- the ftsW gene encoding putative lipid II flippase FtsW — protein MRGVGNKIDRPLLIIIALLVFVGFFLFSSASLGLLAREGARFSSVAFSQLVLGIGLGSVALFIVSRIHYRFLKQYSIYFFIFALILTLLVFVPSFGFSSGGATRWISLFGLVSIQPAEILKIATILYLATYLANMRGKLSSFKTGLIPFALILLVPAIVLLLQPDTSTLVVIAAAAVGMFFAAGAKWRDIGILILVAILALGVLVTARPYVLDRITTFMHPAQDQLGSGYQIKQSLIAVGSGKIAGRGFGQSVQKFGYLPEPTGDSVFAVAAEEFGFIGAVLILGLFVALVIRALWVAVRAPDYFGGLVVIGLTLLISTQALINIASMLGVIPLTGLPLPFISHGGTAMLVMLASMGVILNVSKYAK, from the coding sequence ATGCGCGGCGTCGGAAACAAAATAGACCGACCACTTCTTATAATTATTGCGCTACTTGTATTTGTAGGATTCTTTTTGTTTTCCTCTGCCTCTCTTGGTCTTCTTGCTCGCGAAGGCGCGCGTTTCTCTTCTGTCGCCTTCAGTCAGCTCGTGCTTGGAATCGGACTTGGATCAGTTGCTCTTTTTATTGTAAGTCGCATTCATTATCGATTTCTTAAACAGTATTCAATTTACTTCTTCATTTTCGCCTTAATCCTTACATTGCTTGTTTTTGTACCATCTTTTGGGTTCTCCTCAGGTGGTGCAACACGATGGATATCTCTTTTTGGCTTAGTATCTATACAACCAGCAGAAATACTTAAGATTGCTACAATACTCTACCTTGCAACTTATCTTGCAAATATGCGCGGTAAACTCAGTTCATTTAAAACCGGTCTTATTCCGTTTGCACTTATACTTCTTGTTCCAGCTATCGTCCTTCTTCTTCAACCAGATACGAGCACACTTGTAGTAATAGCAGCTGCAGCGGTTGGCATGTTTTTTGCTGCCGGTGCTAAATGGCGAGATATTGGAATCCTCATACTTGTCGCCATACTTGCTCTTGGTGTCCTTGTTACAGCCCGTCCGTATGTGCTCGATCGTATCACTACCTTCATGCATCCAGCACAAGACCAACTCGGGTCTGGTTACCAAATAAAGCAATCTCTTATTGCTGTTGGTTCTGGAAAAATTGCCGGCCGTGGTTTTGGCCAAAGCGTTCAAAAGTTTGGCTATCTGCCTGAACCAACAGGGGACTCAGTGTTTGCAGTTGCAGCAGAAGAGTTTGGTTTCATTGGTGCAGTTTTAATACTCGGGCTCTTTGTTGCGCTTGTTATTCGCGCACTATGGGTTGCCGTCCGTGCACCTGATTATTTTGGAGGTTTAGTGGTTATAGGGCTTACGCTTCTTATTAGTACACAAGCGCTTATAAACATAGCTTCTATGCTTGGTGTAATACCTCTTACTGGCTTACCTTTGCCATTTATTAGCCACGGCGGAACAGCCATGCTCGTTATGCTCGCAAGCATGGGAGTAATCTTGAATGTTTCGAAATATGCAAAATAA
- the murG gene encoding undecaprenyldiphospho-muramoylpentapeptide beta-N-acetylglucosaminyltransferase, with protein sequence MKIVFTGGGTGGHFYPIIAVAEEIHEIVQDEKLLSPELYYIGPSVLDYEALAEQNITWKKTSAGKMRRYFSIRNAFDLIKVTVGVVQSVIQLFFLYPDVVFSKGGYAAFPTTFAARILRIPVIVHESDAHPGRANVIASKWARAVAISFPGVSEYFPGTDRSKFALVGNPIRRVLFKPAREGAHSYLNLKDDIPTLLILGGSQGAQTINSVVLDALPQLLEKYQVIHQTGKDNIEHVRGIASVSLRDNPNKDRYRPFGFLNTLAMRMAAGITSVVVARAGAGSIFETAAWGIPAIIIPLPEDISHDQTKNAFAYAREGAATVMKQKNLSKNLLIAEIDRIMESPEIQADMTDAAKRFAQPEAAKKIARMIINTALKHEE encoded by the coding sequence ATGAAAATCGTTTTTACAGGTGGCGGCACGGGAGGACACTTCTATCCCATTATTGCTGTAGCAGAAGAAATACACGAAATTGTACAAGACGAAAAGCTCCTCAGTCCTGAACTGTACTATATTGGTCCGAGTGTCTTGGATTATGAAGCCCTTGCTGAACAAAATATTACCTGGAAGAAAACGAGTGCTGGTAAAATGCGGCGCTACTTTTCAATACGAAATGCTTTCGACTTAATTAAAGTAACCGTGGGTGTAGTTCAATCAGTAATACAATTGTTCTTCCTATATCCTGACGTTGTATTCAGCAAAGGTGGCTATGCTGCTTTTCCAACTACGTTTGCTGCACGTATTCTTCGTATACCTGTGATAGTTCATGAATCAGATGCACATCCAGGTAGGGCAAATGTTATTGCCTCAAAATGGGCTCGAGCAGTCGCCATTTCTTTCCCGGGAGTTTCTGAGTATTTCCCTGGAACTGACAGATCTAAATTCGCACTTGTTGGAAATCCAATTCGCCGCGTTCTCTTCAAACCAGCTCGTGAAGGAGCCCATTCATATCTAAATCTAAAAGATGACATACCAACACTTCTGATACTTGGTGGCTCACAAGGAGCTCAGACAATCAACTCCGTGGTTCTTGATGCACTACCACAATTACTAGAAAAGTATCAGGTAATCCACCAAACAGGGAAAGACAACATCGAACATGTACGTGGTATTGCAAGCGTTTCTCTGCGTGATAATCCAAACAAAGATCGATATCGTCCATTTGGCTTCTTGAACACACTTGCAATGCGTATGGCAGCAGGTATTACCTCTGTTGTTGTAGCTCGGGCTGGAGCTGGAAGTATATTTGAAACTGCAGCGTGGGGAATTCCTGCAATAATCATTCCATTACCGGAAGATATATCTCATGACCAAACAAAAAATGCATTCGCGTATGCTCGCGAAGGAGCTGCTACTGTTATGAAACAGAAAAATCTCTCAAAGAACCTACTTATTGCTGAAATCGATCGAATTATGGAAAGTCCTGAGATCCAAGCAGATATGACCGATGCTGCAAAACGCTTTGCACAACCAGAGGCTGCAAAGAAGATAGCCCGAATGATTATAAATACCGCACTAAAGCACGAAGAATAG
- the gltX gene encoding glutamate--tRNA ligase: MSEKIIVRFPPSPTGSLHIGNIRTLLFNYLFARQSGGEVVMRFEDTDRERSGIEHEALALEALSELGLDFDKGPFRQSERTQKYVDALQAMVEKDLAYVAEESEGEAGKHVIRFRNPNKKITFNDLVRGEITIDTTDFGDFVIARSETNPIYHLTVVVDDLEMGITHVIRGEDHITSTPRQILLIEALGGTIPTYAHLPLIIGDDKKKLGKRHGAVTYQEFRDLGYIPAGILNYLALLGWNPGDDREFFTKEELIKEFSLERVNNSPASFSYEKFDSVNKHHLLELPTEEYKAYVSAFLAAHADGSKIAGHPNFDEIVESILRERVHKFSDITTMLNEGEFNWIINQPVVKAEDILWKETPAETIKKHLEYAYKTLENASKWTPESIKEQLWSYAEEQGKGEVLWPLRFSLTGQKKSPDPFTVAYILGKEEVLNRLQNGIQLLE, translated from the coding sequence ATGTCAGAAAAAATAATAGTTCGCTTTCCGCCATCCCCAACTGGAAGTCTTCACATCGGAAACATCCGTACACTTCTTTTTAATTATCTCTTCGCACGACAAAGTGGTGGGGAAGTTGTAATGAGGTTTGAAGATACAGACAGAGAGAGAAGCGGTATTGAGCACGAAGCGCTAGCACTCGAGGCACTTAGTGAACTCGGATTAGACTTCGACAAAGGTCCGTTCCGTCAATCTGAACGAACTCAAAAGTACGTAGACGCACTACAAGCAATGGTCGAAAAAGACCTCGCCTACGTTGCAGAAGAATCAGAAGGGGAGGCAGGGAAGCATGTCATTCGTTTCCGCAACCCGAATAAGAAAATCACTTTCAACGATTTAGTACGAGGAGAAATAACTATCGACACAACGGACTTTGGTGACTTTGTGATTGCTCGTTCCGAAACAAATCCTATTTACCATCTCACAGTAGTAGTAGATGATTTAGAGATGGGCATTACTCACGTGATTCGCGGAGAAGATCACATAACTTCAACCCCACGCCAAATTCTTCTCATTGAAGCTCTCGGTGGAACAATACCAACATACGCCCACCTTCCACTTATCATCGGGGACGATAAAAAGAAACTGGGAAAAAGACATGGTGCGGTAACATATCAAGAATTTCGCGATCTTGGTTACATACCCGCTGGAATTCTTAACTACCTCGCACTATTAGGGTGGAACCCTGGAGATGACCGTGAGTTTTTTACCAAAGAAGAACTCATAAAAGAATTTTCCCTTGAACGCGTAAACAATTCTCCTGCGTCGTTCTCGTACGAAAAATTTGATTCTGTAAACAAACACCACCTATTAGAACTGCCAACAGAAGAATACAAAGCATATGTAAGTGCATTCCTTGCGGCACATGCTGACGGTTCAAAAATAGCAGGACATCCTAATTTCGATGAAATAGTAGAGAGTATATTACGTGAGCGGGTGCACAAATTTTCAGATATTACTACCATGCTTAATGAAGGAGAGTTTAACTGGATTATTAATCAACCAGTAGTAAAAGCAGAAGATATTCTCTGGAAAGAGACTCCCGCTGAAACTATCAAAAAGCACCTAGAATATGCCTACAAAACGCTTGAAAATGCCTCAAAATGGACTCCTGAGAGCATCAAGGAACAATTATGGTCCTATGCTGAGGAACAGGGAAAAGGAGAGGTTTTATGGCCTTTACGGTTCTCGCTAACCGGTCAAAAAAAGTCACCCGACCCATTTACTGTAGCTTATATTCTTGGAAAGGAAGAGGTTCTTAATCGTCTACAAAATGGCATACAGTTGTTAGAATAA
- a CDS encoding peptidoglycan DD-metalloendopeptidase family protein, giving the protein MILSIRSLFVGFLIATLWVPVFSDAQNADDLRDKINEQQSEIAEIETEIKKYEQQLTEIGREKQTLESAVKELDVSRQKVSASVSLAQRQINATNSSISELSDDIDAKEILIGQNQDALAETLRRIHETESGSFVEVILGSDDISNLWNDLDSIQQFQIVVRNEVEILAEQKTQLEDVKTKKEIEQGILVEHKTELSTQKRSLDINRQAKNNLLKETQSRESTYQELIAIKRQAKEEFEAQLRSFEAELQYILDPTTIPPAGKGVLSWPLSNVTITQNFGNTKFASSGAYNGSGHNGVDFRAAIGTPVKATLSGNVKATGNTDAFRGCYSYGKWILIEHVNGLATLYAHLSDINVSPGEAVGTGKVIGYSGNTGFSTGPHLHFTVYASDAVQVVRLGDVKSRTNCADAKIPVASWSGYLNPLDYL; this is encoded by the coding sequence ATGATTCTTTCCATTCGAAGTTTATTTGTTGGATTTTTAATCGCCACACTATGGGTACCAGTCTTTAGTGATGCCCAAAATGCAGACGATCTTCGAGACAAGATAAACGAACAACAAAGCGAAATCGCTGAAATTGAAACAGAAATCAAAAAGTACGAGCAGCAACTGACTGAAATAGGAAGAGAGAAACAGACACTTGAAAGTGCCGTTAAAGAACTTGATGTCTCTCGCCAAAAAGTGAGTGCAAGTGTTTCTCTCGCACAGCGTCAAATTAACGCAACAAATTCTAGCATCAGTGAACTTTCAGATGATATCGATGCGAAAGAAATACTCATAGGCCAAAATCAGGACGCGTTGGCTGAAACACTTCGCCGGATACACGAAACCGAGTCTGGTTCATTCGTTGAGGTAATCCTCGGAAGCGACGATATTTCAAACCTCTGGAATGACCTAGATAGTATCCAGCAATTCCAAATTGTCGTACGAAACGAAGTGGAAATTCTTGCGGAACAAAAAACACAACTTGAAGACGTTAAAACAAAAAAAGAAATAGAACAAGGTATTCTTGTTGAGCACAAAACAGAATTGTCTACACAAAAACGCTCCTTGGATATTAACCGCCAAGCAAAAAACAACCTTCTTAAAGAAACTCAAAGTCGCGAATCTACCTACCAAGAACTCATAGCAATTAAACGACAGGCTAAAGAAGAGTTCGAAGCTCAACTGCGAAGTTTTGAAGCTGAATTACAATACATTTTGGATCCGACAACAATCCCACCAGCAGGGAAGGGTGTGCTCAGTTGGCCTCTTTCAAATGTAACCATTACACAGAATTTCGGAAACACGAAGTTTGCAAGCTCTGGTGCATACAACGGGAGTGGCCATAACGGGGTAGATTTTCGTGCAGCAATTGGTACACCAGTAAAAGCCACCCTCTCAGGAAACGTAAAAGCAACAGGGAACACAGATGCGTTCAGAGGATGTTATTCCTACGGTAAGTGGATACTTATTGAGCACGTAAATGGTCTTGCAACGCTCTATGCTCACTTATCTGATATAAACGTAAGTCCAGGAGAAGCTGTTGGTACTGGAAAAGTTATTGGCTACTCAGGTAACACAGGATTCTCGACCGGCCCTCATCTTCACTTTACTGTGTACGCCAGTGACGCTGTACAAGTCGTACGACTTGGCGACGTTAAATCAAGAACAAACTGCGCAGATGCAAAAATTCCAGTAGCATCATGGAGTGGATATCTTAACCCTCTCGATTATCTTTAG